A stretch of Litoribacterium kuwaitense DNA encodes these proteins:
- a CDS encoding protein adenylyltransferase SelO, whose product MSNDETIGWSLKNSYMKLPQTFYEETHPEPALHPHLVAFNETLAQSLGLDAQQLKESEGIAVLSGSRIPEKSQSIAQAYAGHQFGHFTMLGDGRAVLLGEQITPAGERFDIQLKGAGRTTFSRGGDGRAALGPMLREYIISEAMHALGIPTTRGLAVVKTGLPVHRERPLQGAVLIRVAASHIRVGTFQYAAAREASDELKKLADYVIDRHYPEVKDAENPYHELFRHVIDRQASLVAKWQLVGFIHGVMNTDNMTISGETIDYGPCAFMDTYDPKTVFSSIDQQGRYAYQNQPGIAEWNLARFAETLLPLFHDDTERAVDIAQDLLATFASRFHRYWMKGMRNKLGLSNERQEDRDLIKDLLQLMEHHQADFTNTFRSLTLESFTDEALFEAEDFAHWRKRLEERRAQQSESIKTVRELMRQHNPAVIPRNHRVEEALAAAEQEEWAPFHQLMQTLKKPYAYSDDQKAYICPSSSTVPYRTFCGT is encoded by the coding sequence ATGTCAAACGATGAAACGATAGGCTGGTCGTTAAAAAACAGCTACATGAAGCTGCCTCAGACTTTTTATGAAGAAACGCATCCTGAACCTGCGCTGCACCCACATCTTGTAGCCTTTAATGAGACGCTCGCTCAATCACTAGGCTTAGATGCGCAGCAGCTTAAAGAGAGTGAAGGGATCGCTGTGCTTTCAGGAAGTCGAATTCCAGAAAAGTCACAGTCGATTGCGCAAGCGTATGCAGGCCATCAATTCGGTCATTTCACGATGTTAGGGGACGGGCGTGCGGTTCTTTTAGGGGAGCAGATCACGCCTGCTGGCGAGCGTTTTGATATCCAGTTAAAAGGAGCGGGGCGAACAACTTTTTCTCGTGGAGGAGATGGGCGAGCAGCTCTCGGACCAATGCTTCGCGAATACATCATTAGTGAGGCGATGCATGCTCTCGGTATTCCGACGACGCGCGGTCTTGCGGTTGTGAAAACAGGGTTGCCTGTCCATCGTGAACGGCCTTTACAAGGCGCGGTACTAATACGAGTGGCCGCAAGTCATATTCGGGTAGGCACATTTCAATACGCTGCCGCACGAGAAGCAAGCGATGAGTTGAAAAAGTTAGCTGATTACGTGATCGACCGTCATTATCCAGAGGTCAAAGACGCGGAAAATCCGTATCATGAACTGTTTCGCCATGTGATCGATCGCCAAGCCTCTTTAGTCGCTAAATGGCAGCTTGTTGGCTTTATTCACGGGGTCATGAATACCGACAATATGACCATTAGCGGTGAAACGATCGATTACGGTCCATGCGCTTTTATGGATACATACGATCCCAAAACGGTTTTTAGTTCGATTGACCAGCAAGGTCGATACGCCTATCAAAACCAACCGGGCATTGCTGAGTGGAACTTGGCACGCTTTGCGGAAACGTTACTTCCTTTGTTTCATGACGATACAGAACGTGCCGTAGACATTGCTCAAGACTTACTCGCAACATTTGCGAGCCGTTTCCATCGCTATTGGATGAAAGGCATGAGAAATAAACTAGGGTTAAGTAACGAACGGCAAGAAGATCGCGACTTGATCAAAGATCTCCTCCAATTAATGGAGCACCATCAAGCAGATTTTACAAATACATTTAGGTCATTGACGTTAGAATCATTTACAGACGAAGCGCTTTTTGAGGCTGAGGATTTTGCTCATTGGCGGAAGAGGTTAGAAGAGCGACGAGCACAGCAGTCGGAATCGATTAAAACGGTGCGGGAACTCATGCGTCAGCATAACCCGGCGGTAATTCCTCGAAACCACCGGGTTGAAGAAGCTTTGGCAGCAGCGGAACAAGAAGAATGGGCACCTTTTCACCAACTGATGCAGACGCTCAAGAAACCTTACGCTTATTCGGATGACCAAAAAGCTTATATCTGTCCGTCCAGCTCTACTGTTCCGTATCGCACGTTTTGCGGCACGTAA
- a CDS encoding UDP-glucose dehydrogenase family protein, which produces MEKSVVVIGSCFLGMMTGVTLASLGHHVTVLDTDTERIKRLKKGVMPFYEPGLEERVYEFMQKQCLHFEDKKGLLLTQADVIYVTTLHGLSQQNQVQETLEREAAYVSAYANNNAIVMLKGSVPVGTTRQFSRQLLQPLQVGYESSFLTRGSALRDAFKGERTVIGTTSNQIKYAIRCLYETLDVPLFETTIETAELIQYVTHAFLATKISLINELADICEEVGVDIEHVSEGVGMDSRIGHSFLQAGLAHVGSRFFKDTHALKNILRSNLRDSSIIQAVLEVQEARPRKIFRAIQQLGPLHGKRIVLLGLAESANTDCMIDAPSITITELLLQEGATVLGYDPIVSSAAKEMMPSAFQLAESIEEALYEADLAVLMTDWVQIEQYPFEGYKTFMKTPLLFDARNVHDPEEASQSGIQYYSVGRKPAHVTSF; this is translated from the coding sequence ATGGAAAAATCAGTAGTTGTCATCGGATCGTGTTTTCTAGGAATGATGACAGGTGTTACGTTGGCTAGCTTAGGTCATCATGTCACTGTACTTGACACAGATACGGAGCGAATTAAACGTTTGAAAAAAGGAGTTATGCCTTTCTATGAACCGGGCTTAGAAGAGCGCGTGTATGAGTTTATGCAAAAGCAATGTTTACATTTTGAGGACAAAAAAGGGCTTCTCCTGACACAAGCTGATGTTATTTATGTAACGACATTGCATGGCTTAAGTCAACAAAATCAAGTACAGGAAACACTTGAACGCGAAGCGGCATATGTATCAGCATACGCAAACAATAACGCGATTGTAATGCTTAAAGGATCAGTGCCAGTCGGGACAACGAGACAATTTAGCCGACAGCTCTTGCAGCCATTACAAGTAGGCTATGAATCTTCTTTTCTCACGCGTGGGTCCGCTTTAAGAGATGCTTTTAAAGGAGAACGAACTGTTATTGGGACGACGTCAAATCAAATAAAATATGCCATTCGCTGTTTATATGAAACGTTAGATGTTCCTCTCTTTGAGACAACAATAGAAACTGCGGAGTTGATCCAATACGTAACGCACGCGTTTTTAGCAACAAAAATTAGTCTTATTAACGAATTGGCAGATATTTGTGAAGAGGTTGGCGTGGATATTGAACACGTGTCAGAAGGTGTAGGTATGGATTCGCGCATCGGTCACAGCTTCTTACAAGCGGGTCTTGCCCACGTCGGGTCACGCTTTTTTAAGGATACACATGCGTTAAAAAATATCTTAAGATCAAACCTTCGTGACTCTTCGATTATTCAAGCTGTGTTAGAAGTACAAGAGGCTCGGCCAAGAAAGATTTTTCGTGCGATTCAGCAATTAGGTCCGCTTCATGGAAAGCGCATCGTTCTCTTAGGACTCGCTGAGTCTGCGAACACAGACTGTATGATCGACGCCCCTTCAATTACAATAACAGAACTATTATTGCAGGAAGGTGCGACAGTGCTAGGGTATGATCCTATAGTCTCCTCAGCTGCAAAAGAAATGATGCCTAGTGCGTTTCAACTCGCTGAATCTATTGAAGAGGCTTTATACGAGGCAGATTTGGCGGTCTTGATGACCGATTGGGTTCAAATTGAACAGTATCCCTTTGAGGGCTATAAGACATTCATGAAGACCCCGTTACTTTTTGATGCGCGCAACGTGCATGACCCAGAAGAAGCGAGTCAATCAGGAATTCAATACTATTCAGTGGGACGCAAGCCTGCCCATGTGACGAGTTTTTAA
- a CDS encoding nitroreductase family protein: MSMNFYDALENRRSHYALSKETTISNTRIEEIVQHAVKHVPSAFNSQSTRVVILFAKDHDTLWDMTTDALKGVVGEEADFSGTQQKMDAFKGAYGTILFFEDQDVVRGLQEQFPLYADNFPIWSIQTSGMHQLAVWTGLATEGLGASLQHYNPIIDELVAEKWNIPNTWKLYAQMPFGKPTSDAGPKEFKPLDDRIKVHGS, translated from the coding sequence ATGAGCATGAACTTCTATGACGCACTCGAAAATCGTCGCAGCCACTATGCCCTTAGCAAAGAAACGACCATTTCAAACACACGAATCGAAGAGATTGTCCAGCATGCAGTGAAACATGTCCCATCTGCATTTAATTCACAATCGACCCGTGTCGTTATTTTATTTGCTAAAGATCATGACACATTATGGGATATGACGACGGACGCACTGAAAGGTGTCGTTGGTGAAGAGGCTGACTTTTCCGGTACGCAACAAAAAATGGACGCGTTTAAAGGCGCCTACGGTACAATTCTGTTTTTCGAAGATCAAGATGTCGTGCGTGGATTGCAGGAGCAATTCCCACTATATGCTGATAACTTTCCAATTTGGTCTATCCAAACGTCTGGGATGCACCAATTAGCTGTGTGGACTGGACTTGCAACAGAAGGCTTAGGTGCTTCACTCCAGCACTATAACCCGATTATCGACGAGCTTGTTGCGGAGAAATGGAATATTCCTAATACGTGGAAGCTATATGCACAAATGCCGTTTGGCAAACCGACAAGCGACGCTGGTCCAAAAGAATTTAAGCCCTTAGATGACCGTATTAAGGTTCACGGTTCATAA
- a CDS encoding winged helix-turn-helix transcriptional regulator has protein sequence MDTCKAETALDILVGKWKHKILFQLTKHEVLRFNELKRAIPGITQKMLTVQLRELEAEGIVGRKVYSQIPPKVEYSITEYGKTLQPILEAMHDWSEKHIERMNAQYVEAQVQQS, from the coding sequence GTGGACACTTGCAAAGCAGAGACAGCATTGGATATTTTAGTCGGGAAGTGGAAGCATAAAATCTTGTTTCAATTAACGAAGCATGAAGTCTTGCGCTTTAATGAGCTGAAACGTGCTATTCCGGGGATCACACAAAAAATGCTGACGGTCCAACTGCGCGAGCTAGAGGCTGAAGGAATTGTCGGACGTAAAGTGTATTCGCAAATCCCGCCAAAAGTAGAATATAGCATTACGGAGTATGGTAAAACACTACAGCCGATTCTTGAAGCGATGCATGATTGGAGTGAAAAGCATATTGAGCGAATGAATGCACAATATGTCGAAGCCCAGGTTCAACAGTCATAA
- a CDS encoding DUF418 domain-containing protein → MEQQRERIRLLDILRGFAILGTLGTNVWIFAYLGNLSYITTFDHSGWWNINDLLRMLVLFLVNGKLLGLLTIMFGIGLELKYQQAFRKAKAWPGVYIWVSLILIIEGLLHYILVMEYDILMSYGITAIIVAFIVKGGDRVISRTMKWIGSIHTTVILAFMLLLLGSGASMSLGSFDEVATLYKEGTWLQQLQYRVSHFLQLRIEAIFVIPMNVFLFLLGVRLMRSGVFANDQNGRRQRDKLFNIGIYIGVPLNLLILIPGGVFDLPVRYLFAPLMSLGYIGLIGKMIQYTQENVLWNFLESVGKMSLSCYVMQNVISSIIFYGWGFALGEQLNSLTIIAIWLGISLFQLFFASVWLRIFKFGPMEMLRKRTAGIFEQRS, encoded by the coding sequence ATGGAACAGCAGAGGGAAAGAATTCGCTTGCTTGATATCTTGCGAGGGTTTGCTATCTTGGGGACTCTTGGAACGAATGTGTGGATATTTGCTTATTTAGGAAACCTGTCTTATATTACAACGTTTGATCACTCAGGATGGTGGAATATCAACGACCTCCTCAGAATGCTCGTATTATTTTTGGTTAACGGAAAATTGCTCGGGTTATTAACCATTATGTTTGGTATAGGGTTAGAACTTAAATATCAGCAGGCATTTCGTAAAGCAAAGGCATGGCCTGGAGTTTATATTTGGGTATCACTTATCCTAATCATTGAAGGGCTACTTCACTATATTCTAGTTATGGAATATGACATCCTTATGAGTTATGGTATAACCGCAATCATTGTTGCGTTCATTGTTAAAGGCGGAGACCGTGTCATATCTAGAACGATGAAATGGATTGGGAGCATTCATACAACAGTCATTCTCGCATTCATGTTGCTGTTGCTTGGTTCGGGCGCGAGTATGTCGCTGGGCAGCTTTGATGAGGTGGCTACCCTTTATAAAGAAGGCACCTGGCTGCAGCAATTACAATACCGAGTGTCTCATTTCTTGCAGCTTAGAATTGAAGCTATCTTTGTTATTCCGATGAACGTTTTCTTATTCCTGCTCGGTGTGCGCCTGATGCGTTCGGGTGTATTTGCGAACGATCAGAACGGTCGGCGCCAGCGTGACAAGCTTTTTAACATTGGAATATATATTGGTGTGCCGTTAAACTTACTCATATTGATTCCAGGCGGCGTTTTCGATCTTCCAGTACGTTATTTATTTGCACCGTTGATGTCACTGGGATATATAGGACTTATTGGGAAAATGATACAATATACACAGGAAAATGTGCTGTGGAACTTTTTAGAAAGTGTCGGGAAGATGTCTCTGAGCTGTTACGTCATGCAAAATGTGATCTCATCCATTATTTTTTACGGTTGGGGTTTTGCGCTTGGCGAACAGCTAAATTCTTTGACGATCATTGCGATCTGGCTAGGCATTTCTTTGTTTCAGCTTTTCTTTGCATCTGTATGGTTGCGTATATTTAAATTCGGACCTATGGAAATGCTTCGTAAGCGTACAGCGGGAATCTTTGAACAGAGGTCATGA
- a CDS encoding sensor histidine kinase, which translates to MINKIYPREQIKQYLALDVIAIVMIFYMVFRTDSALGLLGSSLLLLAFLVFFYIGLWYRDWRLLAAVLAGLTVLTVFGIYVDPSILLFGIVFADLLGRAWSKWHIGIGIAAIAVMFTIVFLTEEIELLKLEKTVFIPMMMIEMLFPIVIYIIEKSRSLQGELDEANEKIEQYIQQEERERIARDLHDTLGQTLTMIKLKSELATKWLDKDNGQAKEELKDIMATSRMALKQVRELVADMQFVSLVSEIEHSKKLLYTAGIEFEIVEKGDPPYLSSVEETMLALSVREAITNIVKHSQAKHCIMQLQTTGDDYCISIVDDGIGLINVRNKDGVGFQSMKKRMQALMGAAMVTNHSSTRGTVVTLRLPVRHYGKGNPVS; encoded by the coding sequence ATGATAAATAAGATTTACCCAAGAGAGCAAATTAAACAATATTTGGCTTTAGATGTAATCGCCATCGTCATGATATTTTATATGGTTTTTCGGACAGATTCAGCCCTTGGTCTGTTGGGAAGCTCTCTGTTGTTGCTCGCTTTCCTTGTTTTTTTCTATATAGGGCTATGGTACAGGGATTGGCGTCTTCTGGCAGCAGTTTTGGCAGGTCTGACTGTGCTGACTGTGTTCGGGATCTATGTCGATCCTTCTATTTTGTTATTTGGGATCGTTTTTGCCGATTTGTTAGGAAGGGCGTGGTCCAAGTGGCACATTGGCATAGGTATTGCGGCAATTGCTGTAATGTTTACCATTGTTTTTTTGACCGAGGAAATCGAGCTTTTAAAGCTAGAGAAAACGGTCTTTATACCGATGATGATGATAGAAATGTTGTTTCCAATCGTCATATATATTATCGAAAAATCGAGAAGCTTACAAGGCGAACTAGATGAGGCAAATGAAAAGATTGAACAGTATATCCAGCAGGAGGAAAGAGAGCGTATCGCAAGAGATCTCCATGATACTTTAGGACAAACACTGACGATGATCAAACTAAAAAGTGAATTGGCCACGAAATGGTTGGACAAAGATAATGGACAGGCGAAAGAAGAACTGAAGGATATTATGGCTACTTCGCGAATGGCCTTGAAACAGGTGAGAGAGCTTGTAGCAGATATGCAATTTGTCTCTTTGGTAAGTGAAATAGAGCATTCCAAAAAGCTTCTGTATACGGCTGGTATTGAGTTTGAGATTGTGGAAAAAGGGGACCCTCCTTATTTATCTAGTGTAGAAGAAACGATGCTCGCTTTATCTGTTCGGGAAGCGATCACCAATATCGTCAAGCACAGCCAGGCAAAACATTGCATCATGCAACTTCAAACCACAGGTGACGATTATTGTATAAGCATAGTGGATGACGGGATTGGTCTCATCAATGTGAGAAATAAGGATGGCGTTGGATTTCAATCAATGAAGAAGCGAATGCAAGCATTGATGGGAGCTGCTATGGTGACAAATCACTCATCCACTAGGGGAACCGTTGTCACTTTGCGGCTCCCGGTTCGCCACTATGGAAAGGGGAATCCAGTGTCATGA